The genomic window GGTTTTCTTTTATTTTGCATTGTCTCATTGGGTTGGCTGATGAGCCCGGTTGAACTGGAAACCCTGTTTCAGTCTTATCCACAACCTATTGCCGTGCCAGCCGGATATTGGGGAAATTCTGTTCACCGGTGGCACGGCCGGGATTGATATCCAGGCCGCCCCGCCGGGTAAATCCTGCATATACGGACAGATGATCCGGTCTGCACCGGTGCAGGATATCCATAAACATAATTTCCACGCAATTTTCATGAAACCCTGAATGCCGGCGCAGGGAGATCAGGTACTGCAAAAGACCAGCATGGTCCATTGCAGGGCCTTTGTACCGGATCATCACCGTGGCCCAGTCAGGCTGCCCCGTGACCGGACACCGGGTTCTCAACAGATTGGAAAAAAGCGTTTCTTCAGCTGTCCCTGGCAAGGTTTTCAGATAATCGGGCCGATACTCACAGGTGTTGACCTCATTTTCCAGATCCAAATCGTCAATGCAGGTTCCGGGAGGATCACAAATGGTCATCATGGCAAACGATCCGGGCATCACCAGGTCCACGGTCACATCGGCCAGGGCATTTTGGCTCAGATCCGTTGTGATCACTGCCCGAACCTTTTCAACCGACTTGAACCGGGTGAAGTTGAATGAATTAAGATACAGTTTCAGGGATTTTGACTCGATCATGTTGCCGCTGTCACATGGAAACGTGATCCGGGCGGCGGCCACACAGGGTTTGCCGAATGCATCGAGCCAGGAAAGTTCATAGGCATTCCAGATGTCCACCCCTGAAAAGGGAAGGGCCCCTTGGATACCCAGGGCCTTTCTCGCCTCTGCCCGGGGTATGGCAAAAAGCAGAAAAGGATCATAGGTGTCTTTGTACCGGGCCTGCCTTCCCAGGGGGATGCCTTGATCTGCCGGCCTGTTCATGAAAGCCGCCATGGGGTTACAATGTGTATGAAATCATGCCAGGTAGGTTGTCGCATCGAGACCCTCCTCATGCCGCAGGGCATATTTTCTTTCGTTGCAGGCACCGCAGGTTCCGCAGTGAAGTGCCAGGCCTTTGTAGCAGGTCCATGTCTTCGTGAAATCCAGGTCCAGTTTTCTTCCAAGGTCGCCGATATCCCTTTTGTCCATGCCAGAAAAGGGAAAGCAGACCATGACCTTTTTGTCTGTGCCGATGTATACCGCATCCCTGAAGGCGCTGTTGAACCCGGGACGGCAGTCCGGGTAAATATGATGGTCCCCGGAATGGGACCCCAGAAGCACTTGGGACGCGTTTATCGATTCAGCGTATCCGGCGGCGATGGCAAGCATGATCCCGTTTCTGAAGGGAACCACCGTGCTTTTCATGGTGGCTGCCGTGTATGCACCGTCCGGAACGGTCTCCCCTCCGGCCAGCAGGCTGGATGAAAACAGGGCATTGATAAAGGGCAGCAGGATCACCTGATGCGGTATGTTGAAATGCGCACACAGATCCCGGGCCATGGGAAGTTCCCGGGCATTGTGTTTTGAACCATAGTCAAAGCTCACCGCTTCAACGGTTTTCCCCTGGTTCAGGGTTTGGGCCAGCAGCACGGCCGAGTCCATGCCGCCGGACAGGACCAGGACAGCGTCCACCATGTTACACTCCTTTTTGATTGTTGAAAATCAAGGTGTGAAGGCGCAAGGAAAAGTTGAAACGGTTGTCGACACAAAACCGCCATACACCGGCAAGGCGGTCCATCTGTTCGTTCCTCAAGGCACCCATGGGCATGATCCACACCGATGTTTCAGGCAGGCAATGTGTTTTCACAAAAGCGGCCACATGGGCGGGATCATCCCTGACCACAAATTTGAAACAGTCGGCCCGGGTATTGTTTTCAATACGATACTGCCAGGTGCCGGACAGATATTTGGGTGAGCAGACCTTGAAGCCTTTTGCCTCGGATGGGATCAGTACCTTTCCACTGGTTTCATATTGAACGGTGATGCCCTTTTCAATCAGATACGCCTCCAGAAGGTTCAACCCGGACTCCCACTGCAGGAACGGTTCTCCGCCGGTGATCACGCACAACCGGTTGCCATGGGCCAGAATCTTTTCTGCCGCCGCTGAAACGGAAATCCATGTGCCAGGCCCCCATGCATGCCGGGTGTCGCACCAGGGGCACAGGGGCGGCACACACCTGCTGAGCCTCAGAAAAGAGGCCGGCCGGCCCGTGAAAGGCCCTTCTCCCTGGATCGATGAAAACATCTCACTGATCTCAAGCATTTTGTGCAAGAGAGGATCCGGCCCCGGGTCAGACATCCGGGGTCACCGTTGCCCAGGCATCCGGGGTTTCACAGATCTGCACCCGGGTCAGGACGGCACCAAGGGCTTCAAAACAGGGGAAAAGCACCTTGAATATATGCAGGCACATATTCTCCACCGTGGTGGGCTGATCCCGGTATTCATCCCATTCATTGAGAAACGCATGGTCATACCGGGCGATGATTTTTTCATCGACAATCTGCTTGAGATCCGTAAAATCAAGGATCATGCCGTTTGGGTGAACCCTGCCGGAAACAGTGACCCTCAGGCGATAGGTATGGCCGTGAAGCTTGCTGCATTGACCGAATATGTCACGGTTTTCCCGGTCTGTCAGGCCGTTGAGAAACAGCCGGTGGGCTGCGTCAAATCTGAACTCTCTGGTAATTGTAAGCATAAAGCCTCCTTTATCATGTTGCAGGACATCCCCAACATATGTTTGTCAGTGAGGGAGAATTTATAGGGCGGGATTCCACTCGTCCGCCGGAAAACAGGGATCAGATTATACATATTTTCAAACAGGAATCAACCCCGGCCTGATTTTTTAGCTGAATCTTTTTTTAGCGCTGCACCGGTTTTGAAGCAGGCCGGTATCCTGCAAATCGATCCGCAAGCAAATTTGCCGATCCCCCAAAAAAATACTTGACAAAAAAGCGGTCAGTCAATAGGTAATCAGAGCATACGCCAAGGTGCTCATTTTTGAGCTTGAAAGGGAACCCTGTGAAAGTCAGGGACGGGCCCGCCGCTGTAAACGGGGACCACCGCCGCAACCATGTCACTGTATCATAATTGGTATGGGAAGACGCGGCCAGTAGGATGATCCGTGAGCCAGAAGACCTGCCTGGGGTGATTTTGGATTTTTTCCGTGGACCAGAAAAAATCTGTTCAAGATCTTGTGTTAAAAAGGGAAACCCTGGATCGATTTACTCGGTCCGGGGTTTTTTGGTTTCTCCGGACCGGCAATTGGTTAATGCGCACAGGAGAATCAAATGAAAAAAAAAGGGATGTACCTGGGGATCATCGCTGTTTTCTGGATGACGGCAATCACCGGCGTTTCCGCCCGCCAGGCAGAAGATGAAGCGGTCACCACCATGGATCAGGTCGTGGTTTCAGTGACCCAGACAGAAACCACTTCAGCAAAGATCGGCGGCAACAGCGTCACAGTGATCACGGCCAAAGAGATCGAAGAAAAAAACGCCCACACCGTGCTGGAGCTTCTCAAAACTGTGCCCGGTGTGTTTATCACCTCCAACGGCGGCATGGGCACCAACGCGTCTGTGTTCATCCGGGGAGCGGACTCCAAAAATACCCTGGTGATGCTGGACGGCATTGTTCTCAATGATCCGTCCAGTGCCAACCGGTCTGCTGATCTTTCCGATATCAACCTGGATCAGGTGGAACGCATCGAAGTGGTCAGAGGTGCCATGAGTGTGATGTACGGCAGCAACGCCACGGCCGGTGTGATCAATATCATCACCAGAAAAGGCAGCAGAGACCCTGAAGTCACCGCTTCCGTGGAAGGCGGCTCCTACGGCACCTGGAAAACCGGCGGCCATGCCTCGGGTGCCACAGACAAGCTCTCATATGCCGTATCCGGCTCCTATCTGTCCCGGGACGGATTTTCCATTGCAGACAAGGACAACCCGCGCATCCCCCAGGACGGCAACACCGATGAAAAAGACGGGTATGAAAATCTCACGCTTTCCGGAAACTTCGGCATTGAATTCAATGAAAATTTTTCCGTCGCATCCACCCTGCGGTATGTGGATTCCAAGGTGGATTTAGATGATTATGAGGGAGGATATTCCGGAGACAACATTCGTTCCACATGGGTGCCGGATCCGGTCTCCGGTGCCTGGGTCAACACCCTGGTTTCCAACCCGGACGGTCCCACGCACAAACGGTCTGAATCCGAACAGATAATAGGCCGAATCGGCATCAACAACCGGTTTGCCGACGGCCGGTTTGAATCTGTTCTATCCTGGAAATTCAATCGAAATGACCGCCAGGCATATGACAATGACAATCTGCCCTGGTATGACTACAAGGGTGACACAGATGACTTCTCCTGGCAGGGCAACATCGATTTTGACACCCATGTGTTGTCTTTGGGTGCCGGATACTTCAATGAAGCCATGGAAAGTCAAAGCAGCGGGATGCCGGATACCGATACCCAGACCCTCAGTTACTGGCTCCAGGATCAGCTTTTTATTGGAGAAAACCTGGTTCTGATTGCCGGGGCCCGGATGGATGATCACCAGTCGTTCGGCAGGAAAACCACCTTCAGAATTGCGCCTGCCTATGAAATCTTCTCAACCGGTACCCGTCTCAAAGCCAGCTTTGGCACCGGTTTCAGATCCCCGTCCCTGTATGAACTTTTTTCCGACTATGGAAACCCGAATCTTGAGCCGGAAAAAAGCCGGGGCTGGGATTTGGGGGTGGAGCAGGGTTTTCTGGATGATCAGCTGACTTTGGGCGTGAACTACTGGGAAATGGATTTTGAAAACCGCATCGATTATGACATGCTCATATCAAAATACAATCAGCTTGAAGGGGACACCAAAACCCGGGGGGTGGAAGTGTCGGCTGCCTGGACACCGGTCAGGGATCTGTTTTTTAACCTCAACTATACCTATACCCATACCCGGGACCCCGAAGGCAACCCCTTGGTCAGACGTCCTGAAAACCAGGTGGGACTGACCGCGTCCTACCGGTTTCTGGAAAAATGGCAGGTGGGCATGGATGCCCGGTGGGTGGGCGAACGGGCTGCCTCTCCTTATGCTAAGGACAAGGACGGCCTTTTGGTGAACACCCTGGATGACTATACCGTGGTGAACCTGTCCGGATCCTGTGACATCACGGACCGGTTCCAGATCTTTGCCCGGGTGGACAACCTGTTTGACGAATATTACGAAGATGCCTTCAGTTATGCCACCCCGGGCCTTTCCGGATATATCGGTCTGAAATGGCGGTTGTTATGAAATCTTGTCATGTCTTCATCACCGCGCTGCTGGGAATCCTGATCAGCGCATGGATATTCGGATCTGCCCCCGGGTTGTGCAATGAATTGCGGTTTACCGACGGCACCGGCAATGAGAGTCCGCTCACAAAAAAACCGGAACGCATTGTGAGTCTGGTGCCGTCAATCACGGAAATGCTGTTTGCACTGGGCGCACAGGATTCGGTCACAGGCATTACCTATCATACCACCCGGCCCTGGTATGCGGCCCGAAAAACCCTGGTGGGCGGGTTCTCTTTTCCATCTCCGGCCGCCATTGAAGCTCTGGAACCGGACCTGGTTTTTTATGACCCGTTTCAATTACAGGGATTATCCTCTTTTTTGCCCCGGGATATTCCTCTGGTGCATGCCGGAACACAGACCCTCCAGGACAGTCTGGACACGTTGCTGCTGCTGGGAAACCTGGTGGAAAAGCAGGAAAACGCCCGGCACCTTGTGGCTGAAATCAACGCCGATCTGGACTGGGTAACCGCCAAAATGAAAAAAGCGGACCTTTCCCCCAAACGGGTGATCCGGCTCATGGGAAGAGAACAGATCATGACCCCGGGCAGCGATTCATTCCAGAATCATATGATATCTCTGGCCGGGGGCATTCCTCCGGACTTTGGCACCGGTGCGGTGGTGCCGGTATCAAAGGATCAGTGGACGTCTTTCAATCCCCAGGTGATTTATGGATGCGGCAGCGACCGGGAAGCAGCGGACCGGTTTTTTTCCCTTCCCGGATGGAAAGATGTGGATGCGGTGAAAAACAACCAAATCTATTATTTCCCCTGTGATTTGACCTGCCGGGCATCCATCCGTTCCGGACAGTTTGTCAAACGGCTTTTTGCCACCATCCACGGCAGTTCCCTGGCAGATGAGCGCACCCTGCTTCAAAAAAATCAGGTGACGCAAAGCAATCCCATACAAACAGATGTTTCCTGTGTCCAGGCGGCGGCGGTCAAGCAGAGCCGGATCCTTGATTTTATCAACAAGTCTCTGGTGATCCAGCTGGACCGGCCCATGTCGGTTCTTTCCACGCTGGAGGGATTCAAGCACGGGGTTACCGCCATCGGAAATCATTATATCCCTCCGGAAACCTGGCTTCTGGTCCATGACCAGGGGCTGGATGTTTTGAAAACCCAGGTGTTTGATGTGCTGGGTCTGGCACCGGACACCACGGCTTTTCTGTTCACCGGCGCAGACATGGATCATTTGAGTGCGGCACAGGAACGGTTCAAAGATATCGCGGTCACGGTGTTTGCCACGGCCGGGGTGGACGGCAATGCCATGCGGACCTCCCGGGATTCCGGGGAGTTCTATGAACCCGGCACCATCAATGTGATCATCATGACCAGTCACCGCCTGACCCCCCGGGCCATGACCCGGGCCATGATCACGGCCACGGAAGGAAAAACCGCAGCCCTGCTGGACTTAGATATCCGCTCCAGCTATGAACAGGGACGGTACCGGGCCACGGGCACGGGCACGGACAACATCCTGGTGGTGGAAGGCCAAGGCCCGGCTGTCCTGGACAATGCCGGCGGGCACACCCGGCTGGGGGAACTGATCGGCAAGGCGGTTCATCGGGCGGTGACAGAGGCTGTCAAAAAACAGAACGGCATCACGTCCGACCTCAATATTTTCCGGCGCCTGGAAAAAAGGGGGATTTCCCTGCATGAACTTTTGTCCGAAGACCTTCCCTGTCAGTGTCATATTTCGGAAAATATGCTGATCCAGAAAGTGGAGACCCTTCTGCTGGATCCGTTTTACCGGGGATTCATGGCCACGGCCATGGCTGTCAGCGATGAGTATGACAAAGGCCTGATAAAAGATCTGGGGGCATTTGAGCAAACCTGCCGGGAAACAGCTGAAATGATCGCGGCAAAACCCCTGGAGACCTGGCAGGTTTTTGTCACCCGTCCAAAAGTGCCCCGGGTGATTGCCATGGCCCTGGATGCTCTGTTCAACGGGGCGGTCGGGCAGGGAGGTCCGTTATGAAAAAAACCGGTCTGGCACTGGTACTGATCTGTCTGTTGGCCGGCCCCTGGGTTTTGACAGGCCATGCTGCAAAACAGACACCGTTGACCCGGGTGGTGTCTTCAGGCCCTTTGATCACGGACATGATCTATCAGCTGGGTGCGGATTCGCACCTGGTGGGCGTGACCAGCTACTGCACCATTCCTGAAGGCAAAGAAAACAAGCCGGTCATCGGCACGGTGATCCAGATCAATGTGGAAGAAATTGTCCGGCTTCAGCCGGATGCCGTGTTTGCCAGCACCCTGACCCGGGTCAAACAGATACAGGCGCTCAGGAATCAAGGACTTCGGGTGATTCAGTTTGACAATCCCCCGGATTTTGATACGCTTTGTGACATGCTTCTGGAGTTAGGCACCTTACTGGGCAGAAAACAGGCAGCCATGGATATTGTTGAAACCGCTGCCGCCAAAGTGGACCTTGTCCGGCACACGGCCAACACCCTGAAAAAAAGAAAGGTGTTTATCCAGATCGGGATCAAACCATTGAAAACAGCGGAACAGGGCACCTTTATCAACAATTATATCGAGCTGGCCGGCGGCACCAACATTGCCGGCCATACCGGATCCGGCATCTTCAGCCGGGAGCATGTGCTGAAAGAAAACCCGGATGTGATTTTCGTGGCCACCATGGGTACGGCCACCAAAGCAGGGATTGCCCAGAAAGATGCCTGGATGCAATTTACCGCGTTGAACGCCGTCAAAAACAATGAGGTGCACGTACTGGCCGACGACAGTGTGTTCAGCCCCACACCACAGACCTTTGCCAAAACCTTGATGCTGTTTTTCTCTCACATCCATCCCAAAGCCGCACAAGGCCTGATATCCATGGAAATATTTCATGAATGACACCGGGGCAAAACGCTGGATTTTGATCATCGGCAGCCTGTCCGTGCTGCTGACGGCATGTGCCTTAACGGCATTGCGCTTAGGGTCCACCCCGCTGTCTTCGGCCCAGATTCTTGATGCCCTGTTCCATGAGCAAGACAGTGTGACCGCAAGCATTATCCTGGGCATCCGGCTGCCCCGTGTGATTCTGGCCATTGCCGTGGGCGGGGCGTTGAGTGTCGCAGGCACCCTGCTCCAGGGTCTGTTCAGAAATCCTTTGGTGGAACCCTACACCCTGGGGATCTCCGGCGGGGCCTCTCTGGGCGTGTGTATCGCCATCCTCCTGGGCCTTCCGGCCCTGCTGGGGGTGACTGCCTATCCTTTGGCCGGATTTGCCGGGGCCGGCATCGTCATTGTCCTGGTCTATGGCTTAGGGCTGCGCACGGGCCGGCTCCAGCCCAACACCATGCTGCTCATCGGCGTGATGATCAGCTTTGTGTCCTCGTCTCTGGTGATGCTGCTCATGGCCGTGTCGGAACAGGATGATTTAAGCAATATTGTTTTCTGGATCATGGGGTCCCTGGATGAACCCAGCCCCGTCCTGATCCGGCTGGTGCTGGCCGGTTCCATTACAGGGCTTGTCATTGCCCTGTATCACAGCCTGGCCCTCAACGCCATGGTTTTAGGCGATGATGAAGCGGCCCTGCTGGGAATCCACACGGCCCGGACCCGGAAAATCCTGTTTGTCACGGCCTCTCTGCTGACCGGGTTAAGCGTATCCGCCGGCGGCATCATCATGTTTGTAGGGCTCATCGTCCCGCATTTCATGCGCATGGTGGCCGGATCAGACCACCGCATTCTCATCATCAGTTCTTTTCTGGGCGGGGCCAGTTTTCTCACATTCTGCGATATTGTGGCCCGGATGGTGATCGCCCCGCTGGAACTGCCCGTGGGGGTGATCACCGGTATTATCGGCGGCGTGGTATTCATCTATGTCTTAGGCAAAAAAAAGGTGGCATTATGACCCCCCCTTTTCTGGACATTGCCGGGTTATCCTGCGGATACGGCAGCCAGGTGGTGCTCAAGGACATCTCGTTTTTTGTTCAAAAAGGGGATATTGTGACCATTATCGGTCCCAACGGGTGCGGGAAAACCACGCTGTTAAAGACATTGCCCGGTCTGATTCCCGCTTTGGGCGGCCGGGTGAACATGCAGGGGCAGGACATGAACAAAATGCCCAGAGACTTGCGGGCCAGAACCATTGCCATGGTCATGCAGACCCTGGAAAGCATCCACATGACCGTGGAAGAATATGTGCTTTTAGGCCGGCTGCCTCATTTTTCCTCCTGGCAGTTTCTTGAAAAAGAGGCGGACCGCGATCTTGCCCGGTCTTTTATGGCATTCACCCACATCGACCACTTAAGGGAATCCCCGTTGAACTGTATCAGCAGCGGTGAACGCCAGCTGGCCGGCATTGCCAAAGCCCTGGTACAGGAACCCGCTCTTTTGCTCATGGATGAACCCACCTCTCACCTGGACATCTCCCACCAGGCCCAGATCCTGAACCGGGTCAAAACCATGAAAGACCGGCACGGCCTGACCGTTGTCATGGTGCAGCATGATCTGAATCTGGCCTCGGAATATTCCGATCAGGTGCT from Desulfotignum phosphitoxidans DSM 13687 includes these protein-coding regions:
- the queF gene encoding NADPH-dependent 7-cyano-7-deazaguanine reductase QueF (Catalyzes the NADPH-dependent reduction of 7-cyano-7-deazaguanine (preQ0) to 7-aminomethyl-7-deazaguanine (preQ1) in queuosine biosynthesis), which translates into the protein MNRPADQGIPLGRQARYKDTYDPFLLFAIPRAEARKALGIQGALPFSGVDIWNAYELSWLDAFGKPCVAAARITFPCDSGNMIESKSLKLYLNSFNFTRFKSVEKVRAVITTDLSQNALADVTVDLVMPGSFAMMTICDPPGTCIDDLDLENEVNTCEYRPDYLKTLPGTAEETLFSNLLRTRCPVTGQPDWATVMIRYKGPAMDHAGLLQYLISLRRHSGFHENCVEIMFMDILHRCRPDHLSVYAGFTRRGGLDINPGRATGEQNFPNIRLARQ
- the queC gene encoding 7-cyano-7-deazaguanine synthase QueC gives rise to the protein MVDAVLVLSGGMDSAVLLAQTLNQGKTVEAVSFDYGSKHNARELPMARDLCAHFNIPHQVILLPFINALFSSSLLAGGETVPDGAYTAATMKSTVVPFRNGIMLAIAAGYAESINASQVLLGSHSGDHHIYPDCRPGFNSAFRDAVYIGTDKKVMVCFPFSGMDKRDIGDLGRKLDLDFTKTWTCYKGLALHCGTCGACNERKYALRHEEGLDATTYLA
- a CDS encoding 7-carboxy-7-deazaguanine synthase QueE translates to MSDPGPDPLLHKMLEISEMFSSIQGEGPFTGRPASFLRLSRCVPPLCPWCDTRHAWGPGTWISVSAAAEKILAHGNRLCVITGGEPFLQWESGLNLLEAYLIEKGITVQYETSGKVLIPSEAKGFKVCSPKYLSGTWQYRIENNTRADCFKFVVRDDPAHVAAFVKTHCLPETSVWIMPMGALRNEQMDRLAGVWRFCVDNRFNFSLRLHTLIFNNQKGV
- a CDS encoding 6-carboxytetrahydropterin synthase, yielding MLTITREFRFDAAHRLFLNGLTDRENRDIFGQCSKLHGHTYRLRVTVSGRVHPNGMILDFTDLKQIVDEKIIARYDHAFLNEWDEYRDQPTTVENMCLHIFKVLFPCFEALGAVLTRVQICETPDAWATVTPDV
- a CDS encoding TonB-dependent receptor plug domain-containing protein translates to MKKKGMYLGIIAVFWMTAITGVSARQAEDEAVTTMDQVVVSVTQTETTSAKIGGNSVTVITAKEIEEKNAHTVLELLKTVPGVFITSNGGMGTNASVFIRGADSKNTLVMLDGIVLNDPSSANRSADLSDINLDQVERIEVVRGAMSVMYGSNATAGVINIITRKGSRDPEVTASVEGGSYGTWKTGGHASGATDKLSYAVSGSYLSRDGFSIADKDNPRIPQDGNTDEKDGYENLTLSGNFGIEFNENFSVASTLRYVDSKVDLDDYEGGYSGDNIRSTWVPDPVSGAWVNTLVSNPDGPTHKRSESEQIIGRIGINNRFADGRFESVLSWKFNRNDRQAYDNDNLPWYDYKGDTDDFSWQGNIDFDTHVLSLGAGYFNEAMESQSSGMPDTDTQTLSYWLQDQLFIGENLVLIAGARMDDHQSFGRKTTFRIAPAYEIFSTGTRLKASFGTGFRSPSLYELFSDYGNPNLEPEKSRGWDLGVEQGFLDDQLTLGVNYWEMDFENRIDYDMLISKYNQLEGDTKTRGVEVSAAWTPVRDLFFNLNYTYTHTRDPEGNPLVRRPENQVGLTASYRFLEKWQVGMDARWVGERAASPYAKDKDGLLVNTLDDYTVVNLSGSCDITDRFQIFARVDNLFDEYYEDAFSYATPGLSGYIGLKWRLL
- a CDS encoding adenosylcobinamide amidohydrolase, with amino-acid sequence MKSCHVFITALLGILISAWIFGSAPGLCNELRFTDGTGNESPLTKKPERIVSLVPSITEMLFALGAQDSVTGITYHTTRPWYAARKTLVGGFSFPSPAAIEALEPDLVFYDPFQLQGLSSFLPRDIPLVHAGTQTLQDSLDTLLLLGNLVEKQENARHLVAEINADLDWVTAKMKKADLSPKRVIRLMGREQIMTPGSDSFQNHMISLAGGIPPDFGTGAVVPVSKDQWTSFNPQVIYGCGSDREAADRFFSLPGWKDVDAVKNNQIYYFPCDLTCRASIRSGQFVKRLFATIHGSSLADERTLLQKNQVTQSNPIQTDVSCVQAAAVKQSRILDFINKSLVIQLDRPMSVLSTLEGFKHGVTAIGNHYIPPETWLLVHDQGLDVLKTQVFDVLGLAPDTTAFLFTGADMDHLSAAQERFKDIAVTVFATAGVDGNAMRTSRDSGEFYEPGTINVIIMTSHRLTPRAMTRAMITATEGKTAALLDLDIRSSYEQGRYRATGTGTDNILVVEGQGPAVLDNAGGHTRLGELIGKAVHRAVTEAVKKQNGITSDLNIFRRLEKRGISLHELLSEDLPCQCHISENMLIQKVETLLLDPFYRGFMATAMAVSDEYDKGLIKDLGAFEQTCRETAEMIAAKPLETWQVFVTRPKVPRVIAMALDALFNGAVGQGGPL
- a CDS encoding ABC transporter substrate-binding protein, with product MKKTGLALVLICLLAGPWVLTGHAAKQTPLTRVVSSGPLITDMIYQLGADSHLVGVTSYCTIPEGKENKPVIGTVIQINVEEIVRLQPDAVFASTLTRVKQIQALRNQGLRVIQFDNPPDFDTLCDMLLELGTLLGRKQAAMDIVETAAAKVDLVRHTANTLKKRKVFIQIGIKPLKTAEQGTFINNYIELAGGTNIAGHTGSGIFSREHVLKENPDVIFVATMGTATKAGIAQKDAWMQFTALNAVKNNEVHVLADDSVFSPTPQTFAKTLMLFFSHIHPKAAQGLISMEIFHE
- a CDS encoding FecCD family ABC transporter permease, whose amino-acid sequence is MNDTGAKRWILIIGSLSVLLTACALTALRLGSTPLSSAQILDALFHEQDSVTASIILGIRLPRVILAIAVGGALSVAGTLLQGLFRNPLVEPYTLGISGGASLGVCIAILLGLPALLGVTAYPLAGFAGAGIVIVLVYGLGLRTGRLQPNTMLLIGVMISFVSSSLVMLLMAVSEQDDLSNIVFWIMGSLDEPSPVLIRLVLAGSITGLVIALYHSLALNAMVLGDDEAALLGIHTARTRKILFVTASLLTGLSVSAGGIIMFVGLIVPHFMRMVAGSDHRILIISSFLGGASFLTFCDIVARMVIAPLELPVGVITGIIGGVVFIYVLGKKKVAL
- a CDS encoding ABC transporter ATP-binding protein gives rise to the protein MTPPFLDIAGLSCGYGSQVVLKDISFFVQKGDIVTIIGPNGCGKTTLLKTLPGLIPALGGRVNMQGQDMNKMPRDLRARTIAMVMQTLESIHMTVEEYVLLGRLPHFSSWQFLEKEADRDLARSFMAFTHIDHLRESPLNCISSGERQLAGIAKALVQEPALLLMDEPTSHLDISHQAQILNRVKTMKDRHGLTVVMVQHDLNLASEYSDQVLLLDKNTKTVFKYGTPETVITRDNIRAVYHTDVVVAPNPHSGRPGIFIKTDSQESISP